The nucleotide sequence GTTCGAATCTTCGACAACCGTCGCCGAAGTCAACTGTATGAACAATGCCTGCTTCAGCAAACAAGTCTAAGGTTCGATACACTGTAGCCAAACCGATGCTATTATCGGCCTGTTTGATTTTAAGATAAACTTCTTCTGCACTCAGATGGTTGTCATGTTCCTGAGCCAAAGCTCTTAAAATAGCTTTGCGCCTAGGGGTAAGGCGAATATTATGCTCTTCTAATCTTTCCTGCAGGCCACTGCCAAGCTCCAACAGCTGTCACCTCGAGTCTGTACCTGACTGCCCCCAGTATATGCTATTGCTACCGTTTCTGTCAAATAGAACTAATTGTTCTGATCCCACCTACGCTTAAGCTGACGGGCCAGGGCTTTCGCCGGCAACTTACCGCCGTTAAGAAGATAGGCGAGGGCATCAGCTCGGGCTGACTG is from Bacillota bacterium and encodes:
- a CDS encoding transcriptional repressor: MELGSGLQERLEEHNIRLTPRRKAILRALAQEHDNHLSAEEVYLKIKQADNSIGLATVYRTLDLFAEAGIVHTVDFGDGCRRFELASATAPHYHHHLLCLGCGKVIEFAQDLLEDLEHQIEDTTGFCITNHSLRFYGYCHECQEKGVDIT